The sequence below is a genomic window from Iodobacter fluviatilis.
CGCCAAAAGACGCGATTAAGCTGGGCATTAATCTTGTGCCAGAAGACAGGCGCAGCCAAGGCTTGGTTTTAGATTTTAGTGTTGCTGACAATATGCTAATGTCTTTGTTTGATAAATTGTCTTCTCCCTTACTGCTGGATGAGGGGCGAGGCAGGGAGTTGGTCGAAAACCTGATCAAACGTCTGCATATTAAAACCAGCGGGCCGGATCAGGTGGTGAGATTTTTATCAGGCGGTAATCAGCAAAAAGTAGTGATTGGCAAATGCATGAGCACCAATGCGCGTGTCATGTTGCTGGATGATCCTACTTTTGGTATCGACCTGAGCTCCAAGTACGAAATAATGCGCATCGTGAATGAATACGCGGCACAGGGAAATGCGGTGATCTTTGTTTCCAGTGAATACAGTGAAATCGCCAGCTTTTGCGACAGCACATATATCGTGAATAAAGGGCGGATTTCCGGGCTGATTAAAGAAGGCCAGACAGAAGAGCGTTTGCTGGCGGCGGTGCAGTAGGGATTAGACGTATAACCCAAGGCACTCAAGCGACAGGATCAAAGAGCATGGCGTACCCAAAGTGAAGTGCGCTATGCAAGAAATCTAATTCCTAAATCTAAGAGGGATGGTATGGACATCACGGCAAATAAAGCGGACACAGCAGTTGTGCCTGCCCGCCAGACAGACTGGAAAAGCTCGGTTATTTATCTGGTTTTCATCGGTATTTTTATATTTTTCTCAATTACCCTGCACGACAAAGGCTTTTTAGAAGCGGGTAATCTCATGAATATTGCCCGCCAGACCGCCATGATTTCAATTATGGCCGTGGGCATGACTTTTGTTTTATCTGCAGCAGAGATTGATCTGTCTTTTGGCGCAATTGTGGCGCTGTCTGCCGTGACGGCGGCCATGCTGATGCCTTATGGCATTGGCTGGGCGGTGCTGGGAGCCTTACTTGCTGGCTCTTTGTGTGGACTAATTAATGGCTTGTTTGTTGCCAAAGTGGGTATTCCATCTTTTCTGGTGACCCTTGGTATGGCGGGGATTATCACCGGGGTGACGCGCTGGATTACCGCCCTGCAATCGATTCCGGTTGAGAACGAAACTTTTGTATTTGTGTTTGGCTCCGGCGATATCGGCCCGGTTTCGGTGCTGTTTATCTGGATGGTACTGATCGCTGTGCTGGGCCATGTTTTATTGCGCCGCACCGCTTTTGGTAAAGAAGTGCTGGCCAGCGGCGGCAATAAAATCGCTGCGATGTATTCGGGGATTAACGTTAACCGCATCAAGCTGTATGTGCTGGTATTAAACGCTGCACTTGCTGCACTGGCAGGTATTTTATACGCAGGCCGCCTGCAAAGTGCACGCTACACCTTGGGTGAAAATGATTTGATGATGGTGGTGGCCGCGGTGATTATTGGCGGCACCAGCCTGTTTGGCGGTAAAGGCACGGTGATGGGCTCCATCATCGGCGCGCTGATTATGGGCATGGTGAATAACGGGCTGGTACTGATGGGGCTGAATGTGGATCAGCAAATGATTTTCCGTGGCCTGATTATCATCTTCGCCGTCACCCTGACTATGGGCAATCTCCGCAAGAAAAAGCGCTGATCTGACTTCAAAAAGGTCTGCAGGCACAAAGAACACAGAGAAAAACACAAGCAATAGCTCGTTCTTGTCTTTCTCTGTGTGCTCTGTGTTCTTCCTTACTCCGTGTCTGCAGATCTTTCTTCCTAGCTTAGCTGTTTCCTTATTGACTTCAGACCGCGTTTTACATGGCCTGTGGCCCCTTATTGCTTAAAAATGGAGTTTTAGTATGTTTGAATCGTTTCGCAGCCAGGCTGCACAAAAAATAAGCGGCTGGTCTTTGGAAGAAAAGGTGGGGCAATTGTTTATTCTGGCCTTCCCCGGCAAAGATGCCGAAGCAGCCCGCCCATTGATTGAGCGTTACAACTTAGGCGGTTGTTATCTTAGCCAAGACAATGCCGCTACTTTTGCCGAGGCACGTCAGCTGACCCAAGCAATGGCCGCGATTGTGAATCAGCGTGTTGATTCCGTACCGATGTTGTTGGGCGTGGATCAGGAAGGCGCATGGAGTGTGCTTACTCCGGAATCAACAACCGGGCCGGGCAATCTGGCCTTGGGCAGCGCCGATAATCCAGCCCTCAGTGCGCAAATGTATAGCGTATTCGGTATTGAAATGCGTTCTGCTGGGTTTAATTGTGTACTTGGCCCATGTGCAGACGTAAATCTGAAACCTAATTCACCGATTATTGATACCCGTGCCTTTGGTGAAGTGCCTGCACAGGTGGCGGTACAAGTAGGGGCAGCGGTGCATGGCGCTCACGATGGCGGAATTGTGGTTTGTGCCAAGCATTTCCCTGGCCACGGCGACACTACGGGCGACACGCACCGTGAAATCCCTGTGGTGGATAAATCGCTGGCCACGCTGCTGGTAGAAGACCTTGCCCCTTTTAAAGCCGCGATTGATGCGCGGGTAGAGCTGATGATGACCTCGCATATCTGCTACCCGCAGATCGATCCGGTTTATCCGGCAACTTTATCGAGGGCCATTTTGCAAGATGTCCTGCGCGAAAAGCTGGGTTTCAAAGGCATTGTGATTTCCGACAGCATGAATATGGGCGCAATTCGCCGTAATTTCCCGCCGGTAGAGGCCGCCATTATTGCGTTTAAAGCCGGTATCGACATGATGATGCTCTCAGAAGAGCACTACGATCACAACGATAACTACCTTGAAAACCAGCTGGCCATGATTGGGGCCATTGTCAGTGCGGTAGAAGACGGGCGTATGCCGGAAGCCGAGCTGAATCTGATTGTAGAGCGCGTTGTGGCCTTTAAGCTGGCGCGTCTGGTGGGTATGCCGCTGTTTCATGAGTTTAATCCGCTGGCCAATCGCAAGGTTGAGCAGGCGGCAGCCAAATCTGCCGTACAAATTCTGGCCGACCCGGCACGTAATCTGCCGGTTCAGGCGGATAAACACGTATTTGTTTTGCAAACCACGCCATTGGCCGATTACGCCAATCTGGTGAATCCGCGCGGTATTGGTCCTAATCAGGCGACGCCTGCTTTTGATTATTTTGCAGCAGAAATCAGCGCCCTCTTGCCTGCAGAGAGGCTGAGTATTCTGGATTACACCGAGGCCAAAACATGGCTTGCTGAGGTGAACGTCGCAGCGGATCAGCTGGTTCTGGCTGTCATTGAAAATTACCCGCTGCCTGGTGAAGATTTTAAACAAGCGGCATCTAAAGCAATGGTGGCGGAACTTGCCGCTAAATTTGGCGCGCAATTGGTGGTGATCGGTTTACGTAATGCCTATGAGCCTGTGCCTGAACTGGCTGGCCATGTTTGCGCTTACGGCAGCCGTGAATGCAGCGCGCGGGCTGCGGCGCAGGTGTGCCTGAGCGTTTGATTGTTTGATTCAGTGATGCCATTCCCGCGCAGATCCGGTTTTTTTATGCCGGATGAAAACAAAGGGCTGCGGGAGTGGCTGATTGATGCGGTTTTGATTTGATTATATTTTTTATAAAAGGAGGTGCAGAAATTAAATAGACCTGGTTTTGGATTTGCGTATTAGATTTTTCAAAAAATATAAAGAATTTGCTTTTTAAACGGCATTTATCCTAAACAATTGAGAGAGACGAATGAAAAATTCAATGAAACACCGCTTAACCATTTTAGCTGGTTTATTAGTTTCTATGCCTATGGCTGCGATTGCCGCGCCTGCTGCAACTAAGGGATCCTTCCAGGATTTCCTTGATAATATGCGTGCTTTTGAATCCGGTATTGATCCGGCTAAAGCCGATTTTTATAAGCAGAATTTTAATTCACCGATTCTGCGCTATGCCAAAGTTGTTACTCCTGGCGTGCCGGTGCGTGATCCGTCTACGGGCAGCCTGATTATTGAGGCAACGACAGTTAACCAGTACTTTACTAAGCTGGGTCTTAATACTATTTACAATCCAAATGCAGCAGATCAGGCTGCCATGTTTAAGACCATGCAATACAGTTCGCTTAATGCTTGGGGTTTTATTGGTTATCAGCTGGGCGAAGCATTAATGATTGA
It includes:
- a CDS encoding glycoside hydrolase family 3 protein, translated to MFESFRSQAAQKISGWSLEEKVGQLFILAFPGKDAEAARPLIERYNLGGCYLSQDNAATFAEARQLTQAMAAIVNQRVDSVPMLLGVDQEGAWSVLTPESTTGPGNLALGSADNPALSAQMYSVFGIEMRSAGFNCVLGPCADVNLKPNSPIIDTRAFGEVPAQVAVQVGAAVHGAHDGGIVVCAKHFPGHGDTTGDTHREIPVVDKSLATLLVEDLAPFKAAIDARVELMMTSHICYPQIDPVYPATLSRAILQDVLREKLGFKGIVISDSMNMGAIRRNFPPVEAAIIAFKAGIDMMMLSEEHYDHNDNYLENQLAMIGAIVSAVEDGRMPEAELNLIVERVVAFKLARLVGMPLFHEFNPLANRKVEQAAAKSAVQILADPARNLPVQADKHVFVLQTTPLADYANLVNPRGIGPNQATPAFDYFAAEISALLPAERLSILDYTEAKTWLAEVNVAADQLVLAVIENYPLPGEDFKQAASKAMVAELAAKFGAQLVVIGLRNAYEPVPELAGHVCAYGSRECSARAAAQVCLSV
- a CDS encoding ABC transporter permease → MDITANKADTAVVPARQTDWKSSVIYLVFIGIFIFFSITLHDKGFLEAGNLMNIARQTAMISIMAVGMTFVLSAAEIDLSFGAIVALSAVTAAMLMPYGIGWAVLGALLAGSLCGLINGLFVAKVGIPSFLVTLGMAGIITGVTRWITALQSIPVENETFVFVFGSGDIGPVSVLFIWMVLIAVLGHVLLRRTAFGKEVLASGGNKIAAMYSGINVNRIKLYVLVLNAALAALAGILYAGRLQSARYTLGENDLMMVVAAVIIGGTSLFGGKGTVMGSIIGALIMGMVNNGLVLMGLNVDQQMIFRGLIIIFAVTLTMGNLRKKKR